A single region of the Streptomyces sp. NBC_01262 genome encodes:
- a CDS encoding polyprenol monophosphomannose synthase has translation MPTYNEAANLPRMAEIVLGLPLAGLHLKIVDDNSPDGTGRIAAELAEKANTGGRNRMSVLHRTAKDGLGRAYAAGMSAALDEGAEFVVQMDADGSHPADVVPQMLGTALSTGAGFVVGSRYVDGGSLDEDWGRHRQILSRFANRYARAILDVKIRDITAGFNLWRAQTLHDVGLATLDSAGYSFQVELKFLAVRRGHNGVEIPIRFEERTEGVSKMSLSTQLESALVPLRLRLRNRGV, from the coding sequence ATGCCGACCTACAACGAGGCGGCCAATCTGCCGCGCATGGCCGAGATCGTGCTCGGCCTCCCGCTCGCGGGCCTGCATCTGAAGATCGTCGACGACAACAGCCCCGACGGCACCGGGCGGATCGCCGCGGAACTCGCGGAGAAGGCCAACACCGGCGGTCGCAACCGGATGAGTGTCCTGCACCGCACCGCCAAGGACGGACTGGGCCGGGCCTACGCGGCCGGCATGTCCGCCGCGCTGGACGAGGGCGCGGAGTTCGTGGTCCAGATGGACGCGGACGGCAGCCATCCCGCCGATGTCGTACCGCAGATGCTCGGCACCGCGCTGTCCACCGGCGCCGGCTTCGTCGTCGGCAGCCGGTATGTCGACGGCGGCTCGCTGGACGAGGACTGGGGCCGGCACCGCCAGATCCTGTCCCGCTTCGCCAACCGCTACGCGCGCGCGATCCTCGACGTCAAGATCCGCGACATCACCGCGGGCTTCAACCTCTGGCGCGCGCAGACGCTGCATGATGTCGGTCTGGCCACCCTCGACAGCGCGGGCTACAGCTTCCAGGTGGAACTGAAGTTCCTCGCCGTCCGGCGCGGGCACAACGGTGTCGAGATCCCGATCCGCTTCGAGGAGCGCACCGAGGGCGTCTCCAAGATGAGCCTGTCCACGCAGTTGGAGTCCGCGCTCGTCCCGCTGCGGCTGCGGCTGCGCAACCGCGGCGTCTGA